The DNA sequence CTGGCTATAATGACGTCTCTGACAGTCATAGTATTGGTGTAGGAGGGAGTAGCACATTTGACGGGCTTTCCCCTCGTTGGCACGAATGGCCCCTAGGATTGGTATTAGTATCGTACATgctagcctacgtgtagccgctgactcgcgagATCCTTTCtcgagtcagcggctacagGTAGGCTACGTACATGCGTGTGCTGTTTTGTGATACTTCTTCTACTTTAGAAATAAAATCTTACCTAGATTAGCAGTGTCTTCGAACGCACAAGGCGCTTTGTCCCAGTCCACGGGGTACAGGCGTCCACTACTAGAAACGCCTGCCACTTTATAACAATAAACCTCCCCTGGCTCCAAACCAGTCACCACTGCACTCCCAACTTTACCATGAGGCACTGTCACGTTTTCGTAGCCCAGTTGACAGCTCTGTTTGTAAAGCACGGCGATTGTAACGATTGTAGAGATGTTGTATTCTGGGAAAGACCACGTGACATGCACTGACGTAttgctggtgatggtgatattcAGGATTCTCGGAAATATGGACTTTGCTCCTAAAAAATGATATTTAAAGGCAGGCCTCTTATTTGAGAGGAAACGGGGAGCTAGCGTTATGGTGGTCAAGCTTAAACAAAGGGACCGACTATTTGATATCTGAAGGGGAGGTAACAGATTTCTTTGCCtcccatatatttttttggccaCTAAGTTCAGCGGCGTaaccaggatttttttatagggggggggggggtaaaaaggactttcaatgcattttctcctgtagtTTACATAAcatctcatacatttactgtatttttggctgctaaaaggtgTGCAGAAATTTTGGCctttcttttaatttcttaTCCCGTTGTAACAGGAACAAATTTTACCCCCTTCACTATTTAGATGATCTTCAACTGACATATTTAACTTTCTATTAATATTCATAAAAATGTTGACCAATtccatagagtggttttcaaaaacccgtgaaatactatttagtttgtTTAGTACTattacactgtaatgtcttgcttctcttttgttctggcttcaCTATTACATTTTAACAACTACATAATGGTGCAAggttttttgaaaaccactctatctCAAATTAAAACATATTGTCATATAAAACATCTTTCAACTTCCCTTGACATGAAAAAGTATTATGGCGGGATATCGTGGATACTAgaaagccattcaagtgctTTAATTAATGGATACCAAAATTGATCCATGAAATTTACTCTATTATGTCACCATATTTTGTTCAAGACACGGTTACGGTTCACTTCCCTCACTTGTTGATCAAAACCCATAAACATATTAACAGTCTGAATACCTTTCCTAAGCTTGCATTTCCGCTAAAATAAGATGGGCCAATAATCCTCTACCAAAATGCAAACAGGAAACAACCGCTGAATCAAGCGAGACATACGTATACCTGTTGCTGTTAGCCAGAGATATGCTGCAGCAGAAATAACGAATGCTAATCCTTGCATTTCACTGTTTTTTTACCCTCAGAATCGCTGCTTTTCGCCATTTTGTAGTGAGTTGTTGGGATAAAATTTCCGTTTAGACATGGCGTCGTTGACAACAAATAAATTTTGAGCAGAGGTCAAAGGCAGCGAATGTTTGACGATCTTTTGGCGTCTGTTGGAATAGTGTCTACTTCTGGAGATGATTTCTCCTTAGGGGGCTTTAATCTGAGCGTATAAAataacacaggtatcccaaacTTAACATCACGTCACTTGAGGATGATGATCTGTAATtgttaccagtttacttccggtcgattatgcaaaaatctccgatgatttttaacggaattttttttttaaaattgtacAAGGAGTGGgtctattgaaagtttcttcg is a window from the Nematostella vectensis chromosome 9, jaNemVect1.1, whole genome shotgun sequence genome containing:
- the LOC116614019 gene encoding uncharacterized protein LOC116614019, with translation MQGLAFVISAAAYLWLTATGAKSIFPRILNITITSNTSVHVTWSFPEYNISTIVTIAVLYKQSCQLGYENVTVPHGKVGSAVVTGLEPGEVYCYKVAGVSSSGRLYPVDWDKAPCAFEDTANLVIPTSPSYSKTSQSLNNTREPVTTADPSKAEPRARSGSHARHASHHVTWLLLVSTYWLTKHAINHRTLV